The DNA window CTTTAAAAGATTGATGATATTTCTGCAGATGATGAAAAAGAATATATGTAGTTCAGAAGAACTGTTTCGTAAACCTTGGAGAGCCTTGTTGGTGCATGGGGAATGACTCATATTATATAAGATCTTTTGACATTATTTTGTTTCCTCATGTTTCTGTTGATGAGTTTGGCTCAATAGCTAGCACTATGTTTTGCTTCATTGCCTGTGTAATATAAGGAGCAGAATTAGTGCTTTTATACACTATTCTTTTCAAGGAAATTATTGCAGTTTGGACTTACTGTTGATTTACTAAAGGAATCATTTCTGCTATTTCTGAAGGACATCTTTAATTCTATTTTAATGGATTTGATTGGTCGCCTTATGGGTTTGCATTGTAATACAGGTAATATTAGCCACAAATATCGCTGAATCATCTGTCACAATTCCAGAAGTGGCCTTTGTGATTGATTCATGTCGATCCTTACAAGTGTTTTGGGACCCCATTAGGAAAAGTGAAGCAGCTGAGCTTGTGTGGGTGTCCAAGTCTCAGGTACAAACAACTTTTCTTTCTAATTCGGATTCTTCCTTATGAAACCCAAATGACCCTTTGAAGTGTGTTCTGTAGGCTGAGCAACGTAAGGGAAGGACTGGTCGAACATGTGATGGTCTGATATATCGGTTGGTCACTGgaaaattttacaataatttaagTGATCATGAATTTCCAGCAATATTAAGACTATCATTGAGGCAGCAGGTGCTCATGATGTGTTGTGCTGGATCTAAAGCTATTAATGATCCCAAAGGTATTTCTGGCGGTTCCTTGTTTTTATCTGCCTCGTTATTGACGAAGATGATATCCAAgatttctattttatatatgtgGCACATGACTTAAATTTTGGTTGGAATGTGGCAATAGTTATTTCCATAGCACTTACTTGATTGGTGTTCTGGAAATTATCTCTTGAAACTTATTATATGCCTTGTCCATTTTCACTTGCTAATTTGAGAAAAAGATTATATGGATCTGGTCACTTACAGTTGAATAAAGCTTTATATGGATGAACCCTCATTTACATTGAAAATAAGGTCATTGTCACTAATATTTTGTACTTTTTACCTTGCCCGTTGCCTGTACTGTCTACTAGGATTTGCATTCCTTAAGGCCTATAAAAACTACTGTGGCTATCTTGCATCTTTGTACAAGTTAATGAAATTAGATGCAGATTTCAGCAGTGAAGATCAGATACTCAACTGATTTTAGttggttcaattgatttaaCTTTGATTGAATCACTTGCATAATTCTACTTTTAGAACTAGGATGATTATTTCTTATTTGCGCAGTTTAGTAAAATTAGATCTCTTTACGCTATATCTATCAACTACTTAGTTTAGTTGATTAGCTtgcttgattatatatatattaaattcaaCAATGTTTACTTGATTAAGTTGTTTTAGTTTGGTTAGTTTGTTCATgttaactttaatttgattatacACTTGTTTCTTACTAAGTCCCAATTTAACATTTCCTAGACAAACTGTCAATCCCAAGTGGGCCGGCTGCTTCTTTATAAATTATTAGGCTAAACACAAAGAAGTGTAATGCCGTTTATTTCATTCAGATTGATTCTGactcttatgttttgttttgggtcTTTATTAGCATTGTTGCAGAAGGTTCTTGATCCTCCTAATCCCGAACTTGTTCAAGATGCACTGGATTTGCTTGTTCAAGTGCATGCATTAGAAGGGCCCTCTCATAGGGGCCGGTATGAGCCAACATATTATGGCCGGTTGCTTGACAGTTTGCCCTTGCCCTTTCGAGAGTTCTGTGCTCACCCTTATGTTTGGTGAGATTGGACTACTTCGAGAAGGAATTCTCATTGGCATATTAATGGATATTCAGCCCCTGCCCATCTTTCAACCTTTTGGCCAACAAGTTTTGGTACTGACTACATTATAGCTTGTTGATATCTGGATTCCTGTTCTGACCAATCTATTTGTAATGTATGTTGCAGTGCGCTCAGTATTTGGACAACTATTTTGATGGTATTGGTGGTGTTTTACAACTTGGCAAGAAAGAAGCTGCATTCATTGGAAATTTGTGTGCGTTTCAATTCTGGCAGCGGATCTTCAaggtgattattattattttttttaatctttgataTATGGTCCTTTCCAGATTTAAAGAATATATGTTATAAGAGGCAATTTTGAATGATTCACATTGCTTGGCTTTGATGGTACTTTTAAACCTGGCTTGATGCTTTTAAATGTTAGTTTACTCAACTGCTTCATTGCTCACTTAATGATCTTTTTATTGCCAAAATTTGGAGTAAAAGTGAAACAGTTTGGTGACTATAATTGTAGTGGTTATGACCGCTTGAGTTCAACTAGTATTTTATTAGTATTCCTCAGTGGTATGGAAGGACTGTTCCAGGCTGTATTATGATTTACTGGCCTAAAATACTCAAGGCATATATAACCGCAAAACCTAAGTCAAAACCATGGAGGACCTAGCACTAGTAAACGAGTGACAGCAATTAGGTCTgttatttttaggaattttagtggggcttcttcctcttcctacaatttattttttggttcaTAATGCTACAGTTATTTAAgttctctattttttatatggTGTGACAGCTTCTATTTGTTATTTACTTGTGTTGGAAAGTTATGATACATTAATTGTTGAgatctttaaaaattaaagaagtgaattttaatttttttgttaggttgaCTTTAATCTTCTCTAGTTTTACGTTATGATTATTTTCTCTTGTGGCTCATCAAGGCAACCTTTTGCTATATTTTTACTACAATTATGTGGCAGAGTGTTGAATGGTTATTAAAAAttcaccaaagaaaaaaaatgatactgcagttattttaaaaatctttcatGTGTTGCTACCGGCTTCATACAAACTATATAATTGTGCTCACACTCAGGATAAGCAACGAATGGAATGTCTAAAATATATTGGTGTGGTTGATGGGGCACAAACATCATTAGCATTGAACCCTATTCTTGAAGAAGAATGGTGTTACTTGCACAATTTGGTGCCGACATCACTACATAACATTAATGATATATGTAAGTATTATCAAGTTTTAATGTAAGtgattttgattttgtgttCTGTGATTACCTGGCAGAATTTTCTTTCCTGCAGATGAAGATATAGTCCATGTGATACATAGATATCGGCCTAAATTCATTGGAGCAAACAGACTTCCCTCTTATCTTGAGCCTTCTGAATATGTGCATTTATGTAATATCAAAGGCAACTTGGAAGAGGATGATGATCACCATCTCCATCACCCAATTACTGAGAGGAGCTGCATTTCAACGCCATTTGTCACTTCAACCGATTTTCAGTCTACAGTTATAGCTGAAAgattgaaaaattttatcaaagAGGTAAAAACTAATGActctttctatattttcttgtgtAAAATTTTCAATCTTTTATATCAGTCTAACTTTTCTCTTGTCATGTTGTGTAATGCAACCTCTCTTACTAGTCTCTCCATATTGTGCAATTTGTGGCTTTATCCGtttcttcctctctttttttacGACAGATGCGGCTGCAATACTCGAAAGGTGTTCCTCAGATTGATGGTGAACCTGCTGTAAATTTCATGTCACATATTTTAAGTCCTGAACTCTGTAGATTCTACATCAATGGGTTGTGCAACAAAGGAAATCAGTGTGCTTTCTCTCATTCCCTTGAGGCCAGGAGACCTATTTGCAAGTTTTTCCTCACATTGCAGGTACATACTGTGTTTAATCTTTAGACTAGTCATATCTTTTTAGCTCCTCGATCTTAAGAAATTACCAAAACAAACCTTTTCTATTTACTAGTATTGATCTGATAAGGATACTAGTGGCTGTCATCAAAGTTTATCATTTCTGATATGTAAACATATCACTTTCTTAATAAACATTGGTTGCTTTACTTGTAGAAGTCATAGAATTATATTTAGATTCAAATGAGAATAATTATACCCAATTTATTTCCTTTATGttcattttaatttcaaaaataaatgttCTATATGTGATTCTATTCTTAATGTGTTCTTGTTGATAAACAGGGATGCCGTTATGGATCTTCATGCTTATATTCACATGAATCTGGTCCTCGCATTTCAAGCATTCCATCCCGCATTTGCTGGCAAGAACATGAGATTCCTTCGGCAGATTCCTTCCTGCAACTCTTGCCAGTTGCTGATGATAGCCTCATTCTTATAATGAATGATAAGCATCTATTGTTCTCCTCTAGCTTCTCATCCTATTATGCTCCTTCCGGTATCATCGTTACCACACCTCACCCATATGATTCTGACTTGGATGACTTGCCAAGTGATGTCATGGTATTGTGGGATGTGACCGATTTTTGTCACTCGATCATTGAAACCAAAGAGAAAATTCCGATTCCTTGGAAAAATGTCAAGACTGTGTTATGGTTTCCCGAGTTAGAAGACGATGAAGGAAAAACACTGTTCTCTCTTCTACAGAGTTTCTTCGAATTCCTTGCagttagaattttgattgatagCTTGTGTGACGTGCGAGTTATTCTGACTATGAATAACATCAGATTTTCCCTCCTAAAGGTAATCTCATGTGCTCCATTATGGTTTCTTGGCATTCTCCATCTGTTCTTTGTTTTGCATGAAAATTTCTGCCTCAATTGCCTAGAAACTTCAAAGCAATTTTTAACTCATCATATATGTGTATGCctatataattataaacatttgACTCAAATTGGTTAGGACTTCAATATAATCAGTCATCATTTGAAGGCTCTGCATTGAAAAACTGCTAATTTTCTTGCTTCAGTACAATTTGATGTTTCTCTTTAATATCATTTCATAAATTTCAGGTGGAAAAACTAGCAAGGGAATGCTTCTTCTTCCTCACCCAGTCATTTCCTTTCGACGCGTCGACCTTTGGTGATATCCCGGACACAATCAGTGCAGTGAGACCTATGCAATTGTCTATGCCTATCACATATGTTTTTGAGCTGCGCCCGCCACCTGAAGCTCGGTCCCGGGGCTACACTGCAGCCCTCCGCCAGATCGTATGCAGCAAATATTAAAtttcgtattttttttttaacttttgttcTAGACCGTTAAAAATTTGCTCTAGTTTGTGCATGTTGTGTTATGGTGTATTGGTGAAACTTGAAAGAAACTTTGTGATATGGAAATTATATCTATATGTTTATTGGCTAGTTAATCCATTTTAGTATCTTCAATTCAACCTAATCAcaggaagaagatgattttgTGTTTGAGCTTGTAAATGGATGTTTCACACACAATCATCATGAATTGCCTGTAGTAATTGTGTATACTTGGGattgtttttgttgtctttttttttttttcatgaaacaAGTAGGGACAAATAGGTATGGTGGTGTATTTATTATGGTCGTTTAATGACTTTTTGGTGTACACCAtagatgatttaaaaaatactcAATCATACAACTTTGGAGGGGAGGATATACTATCGTCAACAAGAGATCCATCtgaatttagataatttagTATATAATATCTGGGGCTAGAACAATATGTAAATAGTATCACTACAATACTAATATAGTACTTCATCGTAAAGATTTGACTATGTGCTTTGCttatgtattaatttataataattactgGGTTAACCAGTAATAGTTGTTGTGTTATAAGCTTTTTCTCTTGGGGgatatattgatttaatttcattaaaatataaggattaagtaaataaatttttttaaaaacaataaaaaagtatTTACTTTCACACTTTTAAGTCTATGTAGGCTGAGAGAGGGTTGTTTAACAAGGAAAAAAAGACATATGGTATATATTACAATAAAGCCAATATTCCAaagaatttaatattttttaaattatcacacACAATATATAAGACACGTTGTGCATGGATGGACCTGAATTTAACTATGTATCATATGTGTGTATCATACAATGTATGGATGGTTGGAAAGTATGAAATTGTCATTTAAGgcatttgattttgttgaattataaatatttttaattattggtttttcatgtttttttagttccttttgattttgattgattaaaatttataacTCCTATTTGGTATTTCCAAATTtctcatataaaattttaatatatttttaaatttttttatgtgaaaaggTTGCACTTCATTTTTCTATTAGGTATAAATAAGTCAAACATGTTCAGTGAAATGTAGAACTCAAAAGAATTGAAGAGCCAACCAAAGAGGTTATCCAATTTcagagggtattttggtaaaaacaaaaaaaatttatccaaacttttttttttcactctagAAATAGTTTCAAAAAAGCACTGTAACTTCTAAAAAAACCcaaaaccattttttttcttccatagaCATGTCACACAAGCATATCTTAAATATAAATacttatgttttaaaataagCATTTGCATGAAAAAATTAGTGCATATTCAAGAACTAGTAATTCAAATTTACACAGGATTTacaatattatatgaaatatttaaaggGCTAAGTATTACATTTGTGTAGCCATGCATGCGATGTTGCAATCTACCCATTTAAATATCCATTAGGGACCGTTTGGTTCACGGTAATGTAGAaggattaccatgtgttacgtggtaatatgaaaatattaccacgtttggcattgaATTAGTGGTAATCTGTATGGTAATATCatattaccaacttataaatattaccaagaaagtggtaatcctattaccaccaaatttgatgtctatcttggattaccatggtaatcttataattttttatattttaacaaattgattaccatgaaaaccaaagtaataaaagttcccaaccaaatatggttatattaaattaccgcaatattcccacccatataacattcccactcatattatcacggtaatctcgttacgtggtaatatgtcattaacaCGAACCAAACGTCCCCTTAATGTAACAAATCATCTAAATACATAAGTCcgcttaaattatttattatatatatatataaaatattatgtaaggtttagttttttttagggACGTGACTAAATAACATTATTTGTGATATCccatatcttaaaaaaataatttccccTTCCCCTGAGATGATAAACACACCTGTTCTCTCCCTCCACtctctatattatttttttttcacgtttatatttaagttttataacatttttataacatttaagttttatttatattacttgtaatattaataatttaaaaaacattaactacactaattatttatgtaataaatggccataaaatttttaaaattcaaagtatACAATAGATTCATGTAGGAgttgtttgattatattattttatatatgatattgcctcaaaactAATGTATAATAACGTTTcaaggaataattttaaatttatttataacatttaagtttttctttatattacttataatattaataattaaaaaacattaattacatctAATTATTAATGCAATAAATATTCATAAGACTTTTGAAATTCAAAGATATACAATAGTTTCATAGCAGGCAGGAgttgtttgattatattattttatatatgatattatttcaaaactcttcataaaattttaaaacatcgATGCGAAGCCAGGAAGAATGCCtagtatttaattaaaaaaaatatataaataggatataaaagaataatatatatttatataataaaaccaGCCCATAAAAaagcaacaataaaaatattaaaaacaaatttctaattttatctCCCACCcccaaaaaaatcaatgcttcgCAGCGAGTTCGAGTTGGATTCTCTTGTCGACAAATCCCTACTTTTCACTCGTCGACCtctacaaaaccctaaccctaattctcggTTCCAAGGTCGTCAATGGCAGTGGATCCTTCGCCATTGCGATGACTCCGCGAGCTCTGAACACCCGCCACGCCATTGATTCGTGCACGCTCCAGCTCCACGCTTGGAAACCCTTTCAGCTCACTTCGCAAACCCTAGCCCACGACTCCCCTCGGCCCCCATTTACGCCATAAGAAGCCTTGCCTCTCCGATCGCTCCACCCATCCTTCCCCCTGCCCTCCAGACCTCGACTTCTCCCGCCTTGTACTCCTTGAtgatcctcctcctcctcctccgcctcCCAGCCACCTCCGCTGGGCGCCGAGGAAGCGGCGACGGCGGTGGTCGAGATCAGTCTCTGGGCGCAGCAGCGATAGAAGCGGAACCCGTAGGGCTTCGGCAGCGTACGCGACGTGCTCCGATTTTCCCTTGGCGGCTGGGGGAACGGATTCCAGTGGCGAGTTGTTCAATGGTGAGGGGAGTTGTTGGGGATCGGATGCGAGCGAGGTGAGGGTCACGAGGAAGGAGGGGAAGGAGAATGGAGGGAGTTTGGAGAGGGAGAGCTCTGGATCGGTGATGTATCAGGGTGGTGGTGGGGTTTCTGGTGCCACGGAGACGCAGGGGAATGAATCTGGGTATGGGAGTGAGCCTGGGTATAGAGGAGATGGCGAGCTTGGGTATGATGATGAGATcgatgaggaagaagatgatggcaGGATGTTGTTCTGGGGTGAGCGATTGGGAGGTATGTGTTCTTCCAAAGTTGCTTccttttttacaaaaaaatagcttcttttttttttttggttgaatttgTCCGTGAATTAGTGTGGGATTGCAagatttcttcttctactttttttttcctttgattttgattttgattttgatttttttagtttggtttgatgtttgtgtgcttgcatttcattgatggatgttgtcattGGGACTAGATTGTGATAGAATGATTTTTGTTTCTGGtttgtttctttgttgatttGGATTTAATATTGAGGGGCAAAATGGTGCTGATTCTTTTGTGAAAttcttgtggacattgtgaAAAGATTGTAATTTTGCCAATATTTAATGATACTGTTCTTTTTGGTACAAAGAAAATCATAACTACAACAGTATCTttgcatttaatttgatggttgaagctttggttttttttttttctcttctctttttaaaacttttttagaTTTCCTGTTTGTGTGCTTTGATTTGCATGAGTATTTGATCACATATCATCATGTTTGTGAAGGAAGACAGGTGTGACCAATGGTGGTTGGTCTGTGTGGTTTACGTTTAGCTGTTTAGGTTGCTTAAGTAAGTGGTCTTGAGTTTGAATCTTTGTGTATATAAAAAGATCTCTAGTGGGAGAGATTTAGCCCTTATAGGGTCTTGGGTATCTCTTTGTGGACCAATGAGgaccaaaaaaaggaaaaaaaaagaagaagagaaaaacaagTGTGTGCTGCACTGATGAATGCTGACATcctttatctttcttttcctctttttcatTACTTCAGGTTTAAGTGACTGTCTTAGAGGTACACTGATTTAGGAAAGTGACTATACTGATTTTGTGATTCAATCATTGTGACATTGCTCAAAGATTATAGAAATGTTGTCAATTTTGAGGCTTTGCGAGCACAGGGTTTCTGTGATGAATGAAAGAAGAATAGTTATAATCCATAGAAACCagtaatataattatatacagaatatatttttttttctccttcagTAAGAGATACTTATTTTGCATGGACTATGGAAATGCCTTTTTATATGCACTCGGTaaagcatttaatttatttctcaaTAATCAGTGGTGCTTGTCCTTGTGCaagatgttaaaaattttatatgtgaAACTTGCATAGTATTGTGATCTGAGTTAAAGTTTAATCTATATTTCTAATGAATTCTGCAGTGAATCAAGCATAGATAAgattaaaatccaaattaaaccAAATGGTGAAAATTTTATTGCATAATTTATTTCTCTTAGTTAAGTGTCCTAAAATTTGTTGTGATACATGCTGTGAATTTATCTCCCTTCAACTTCTTTCAATTCTTAACAAAACTTATCATGCACAGATTCAGATCAAATGGACATTGTTGGTGAGAACACATTTGGTGAGCAAAAATCTCATCACAGATGCAGGCGGAAGAAGCAGCAAGACTGGAGAATAATCGGCCCACTGCGATGACAACCATCACACATGTATATTCTTGTTTACTGCATATCGATATATAAAAGAATCGGTTTTGTTTGCAAGTGTTTCTGAGTTGTATATTCTTTGCAGTATTCCATCTTATTTGTTGTATAATTTGGAGTGTGTTGTGTGTAATTGGCATGTTGCAACTCTCACCCTGTTTCAACTGGTGTCTACTTGCGTTATCATGAAAGTTTGTGCATTTACATTTGTTTATTGTCATGAAAGCATTCAAATAAACCAATGTTGAAGTTGTTACTAGCTTTTTGTCTAGCTTGTGCTGTTGTTTTGGTCAAGTTTGTAGtgtttacatttatatattggAATTTTGGTGTACTTAAGGCAttgctatatatatagtaatatgcCAAGGttttaactaaaccaaattatATTATGTTGAGTTCTTTGTGGAATCTAACGTTCTTTGTCAAGGTGAGTgaattttcatgtatttttgttCTAATAAAACCAATATATTATTTAGGGATGTCATACATCATGAACAGTTGAAAGCgtataaatagtaaaaattgtacaatatttatataaataaacagaCGTTGGACCACACATCCAACCACAATGATTAAACTTCTCTAAACatatttagattattttttcttatatatatatatactccccTAACGACAGTGATTAAACATCTCTAAACGTATTTagattatctttttttatatgtatacgtcctctgttttttttatctatcacaagtccatgtttttttttatttgtcattttctaatatcaagaggcatttattattattattattattttttcaaaattacctttTAACACTCtaactattattttataaaattttgtgaaataactaaatttaactaatttttttagtatgtaaGATTCGGTTTACTATAACAAATACAAAGGAATGAAGAGAGTATATATGAAGGTTATGAATTATGACTCTAAGtagattaatttgtttattaacattttttataaataaacaaatatttttaaaaaataaacaaatgatgGCATGCAAACTAAAACAAACttacaataaaattttcagattaaaaaaattaaacaactgATGATCCATGACATCATGATTTTACATATTAAAGtactttataaatttatggaaaaatgaattataactctttgaaagtttcaaaacatcccacACAGAACTTCtgacatttaaatttattagacAGTTTTTTTTtgacagtttttttttttcaattttgatagtttacttttcaattaatgcagctCTCTCcgttagtttattctattttataacATGTATTTCctacttaaaatatatagtttctgTTTAACATTGCGTGTTTTTGTTTAACCAAGTAAGTTTTTCACTAATGGAGTCAAactgcattaattgaaaaataaacacGCAATGTGCATTAATTTAAAACATgcaattttaaacggaaactatttgattaaacaaaatagaataaacagaaactttatattttaagcggaaagTACATGTTAAATGGAAACATTTGCGTTTTAAATTTGActttttccgcttaaaattatggtttccgctttaaaatttagtattttcaCTTAAAAACTGAGAGCCAACCCTACctttatgtcaacatcaatcaCTTTTATGATAGAAAGGTCTGAAAAATAAcctgtttgaaaaaaatagaaggactTTTTGAGAATATTCAAAGTCATTGGGTTTTTTGGGTGAATACCTTAACTTTAGAGAGATTTATTTCCAATAAATTTATTAACATCGTGccatatttccttttttttttgttggaaaccagaaataaataaaataggtataggtaaataaataaatatttattgaacataataaataaaaatattttataaaattatttatttatcagcATTATAGCACAAACAAAACGGATCGGATCCGTGTTTGAGAAATTTGATCCGATTATTAAAGCCAGTAAAATTCAGATCGGATCTATAATAATTGGGTTTGTTTCTCACAAAACCCGTTAACCCATTTTCACAAATCCGACCCGATATAGAAGCTTGTTCTCTTCTCCATCGGCAATCGAAGTCGACGCGAATGGCGGCAGCGGGGGAAGCCCTGAGCGCTTACCGAGCTTTGCTGCGGGCGGCGCGCAAGTCCTTCGCTGGAGATACCATGATGATCAATGGCTCCACGGCGGAGATCCGCAAGAAGTTCGAGGAGAACCGCGCCGTCTCGTCCGAGGCCGAGATCAAAGAAACTCTTGGGCGAGGCCCGTGAGGCCGCTCATTTCATCACCCATATGATCGTCCAAGCTCGCCTTAACTCCTCCGGTGGCTACGGTAATCACTGCGATATGATTCGTGTTTGAGGTTTTGGTTCTTTGTTGGTTGTGTGTTTGTGGATTGGAATTGTAGttaaggtgtttgatgaaaGTTGAATTTGATTA is part of the Dioscorea cayenensis subsp. rotundata cultivar TDr96_F1 unplaced genomic scaffold, TDr96_F1_v2_PseudoChromosome.rev07_lg8_w22 25.fasta BLBR01001921.1, whole genome shotgun sequence genome and encodes:
- the LOC120257173 gene encoding LOW QUALITY PROTEIN: zinc finger CCCH domain-containing protein 4 (The sequence of the model RefSeq protein was modified relative to this genomic sequence to represent the inferred CDS: deleted 1 base in 1 codon), translated to MAGEGSASADPPFGLPHPLPVMAMRGKILEKIQENRVTLIVGDTGCGKSSQVPQFLLEEDIVPILCTQPRRLAVVAIARMVAKARNCEVGGEVGYHIGHSNVSDITSSRSRLVFKTAGVLLEQIRDKGPAALKYKVIILDEVHERSVESDLVLASIKQFLLKKSDFRLVLMSATADIARYRDYFKELGRGERVEVIAIPAAPKQNIFQRRVLYLEQVPLLLGVSSNTLMERYCSGSGPSSANADLKPEVHSLIHQLVLDIHANEPDIEKSILIFLPTYYALEQQWILLKPLCTLFKIHILHRSIDTDQALLAMKICKSHRKVILATNIAESSVTIPEVAFVIDSCRSLQVFWDPIRKSEAAELVWVSKSQAEQRKGRTGRTCDGLIYRLVTGKFYNNLSDHEFPAILRLSLRQQVLMMCCAGSKAINDPKALLQKVLDPPNPELVQDALDLLVQVHALEGPSHRGRYEPTYYGRLLDSLPLPFESSVLTLMFGEIGLLREGILIGILMDIQPLPIFQPFGQQVLCAQYLDNYFDGIGGVLQLGKKEAAFIGNLCAFQFWQRIFKDKQRMECLKYIGVVDGAQTSLALNPILEEEWCYLHNLVPTSLHNINDIYEDIVHVIHRYRPKFIGANRLPSYLEPSEYVHLCNIKGNLEEDDDHHLHHPITERSCISTPFVTSTDFQSTVIAERLKNFIKEMRLQYSKGVPQIDGEPAVNFMSHILSPELCRFYINGLCNKGNQCAFSHSLEARRPICKFFLTLQGCRYGSSCLYSHESGPRISSIPSRICWQEHEIPSADSFLQLLPVADDSLILIMNDKHLLFSSSFSSYYAPSGIIVTTPHPYDSDLDDLPSDVMVLWDVTDFCHSIIETKEKIPIPWKNVKTVLWFPELEDDEGKTLFSLLQSFFEFLAVRILIDSLCDVRVILTMNNIRFSLLKVEKLARECFFFLTQSFPFDASTFGDIPDTISAVRPMQLSMPITYVFELRPPPEARSRGYTAALRQIVCSKY
- the LOC120257175 gene encoding LOW QUALITY PROTEIN: uncharacterized protein LOC120257175 (The sequence of the model RefSeq protein was modified relative to this genomic sequence to represent the inferred CDS: deleted 1 base in 1 codon) gives rise to the protein MTPRALNTRHAIDSCTLQLHAWKPFQLTSQTLAHDSPRPPFTPKKPCLSDRSTHPSPCPPDLDFSRLVLLDDPPPPPPPPSHLRWAPRKRRRRWSRSVSGRSSDRSGTRRASAAYATCSDFPLAAGGTDSSGELFNGEGSCWGSDASEVRVTRKEGKENGGSLERESSGSVMYQGGGGVSGATETQGNESGYGSEPGYRGDGELGYDDEIDEEEDDGRMLFWGERLGDSDQMDIVGENTFGEQKSHHRCRRKKQQDWRIIGPLR
- the LOC120257171 gene encoding LOW QUALITY PROTEIN: mitochondrial zinc maintenance protein 1, mitochondrial (The sequence of the model RefSeq protein was modified relative to this genomic sequence to represent the inferred CDS: deleted 1 base in 1 codon) — its product is MAAAGEALSAYRALLRAARKSFAGDTMMINGSTAEIRKKFEENRAVSSEAEIKKLLGEAREAAHFITHMIVQARLNSSGGYVVKPEKDHAGATLEIIPSEEIF